A stretch of the Vigna radiata var. radiata cultivar VC1973A chromosome 9, Vradiata_ver6, whole genome shotgun sequence genome encodes the following:
- the LOC106774203 gene encoding FRIGIDA-like protein 3 gives MEDSDSVATLMDSTTSKIQQLQKAFAELENYRAVTLNMKWKELEEHFHGLEKSLKRRFHELEDQEKEFENKTMKARQLLEKREAAVFAKEQASFQRIQEKRDAAVFAIVNAREKHRKISSRELATVSNGGKVGIVVVEEKPVDNVSTAAECNVEDVKLPENGNVELVSYPELVKLCKEMDAAGIHKFISDNRKNLAAVRDEIPNALRAAPNAARLVLDSLEGFYCTEVSNQDVKKDANLLGLRRTCIMLMECLCDFLSNSDCVSNVISEDIKDRAKAVAEEWKPRLDALDMDASNGNSLEAHAFLQLVASFGIASGFDEEELSRLIPMVSRRRQTADLCRFLGLSEKMSGVIEVLVNSGRQIDAVNLAFAFDLTEQFSPVTLLKSYLKDARKASSPVKSVNSSPTAQIEVNERELVALKAVIKCIEEHKLDEQYPLDPLQKRLIQLEKAKADKKRETEATKPQPKRPRANGAGYGPRVTNIPCDKTSYARVADRYPQYVYDRPPYMYPAPTDNHCPPLMSTATYNMSPSLGNYFGNGYQYQATYLH, from the exons ATGGAAGACTCGGATTCCGTTGCTACACTGATGGATTCTACAACTTCTAAGATACAACAGCTGCAGAAGGCATTTGCTGAACTTGAAAATTATCGGGCTGTTACACTTAATATGAAATGGAAAGAATTAGAGGAACATTTTCATGGTCTTGAGAAATCCTTGAAGAGGCGCTTTCATGAATTGGAAGACCAAGAGAAAGAGTTTGAAAACAAGACAATGAAAGCTCGCCAGCTGTTGGAGAAGCGGGAAGCTGCCGTTTTTGCCAAGGAGCAAGCTTCGTTCCAGAGGATTCAAGAGAAAAGAGATGCTGCTGTATTTGCCATTGTAAATGCTCGAGAAAAGCACAGGAAGATTTCATCACGCGAATTGGCTACTGTCTCAAATGGTGGTAAAGTAGGGATAGTTGTTGTAGAGGAGAAACCTGTGGATAACGTGTCCACTGCAGCTGAATGTAATGTGGAAGATGTAAAACTTCCTGAAAATGGAAATGTGGAGTTGGTATCTTATCCAGAGTTGGTGAAATTATGCAAGGAGATGGATGCTGCTGGAATTCACAAATTCATATCTGATAACCGTAAGAATCTGGCTGCTGTAAGGGATGAAATACCAAATGCTTTAAGAGCTGCTCCTAATGCTGCCCGTTTAGTTTTAGATTCTCTGGAAGGATTTTACTGTACGGAAGTGTCAAATCAGGATGTAAAGAAAGATGCTAACTTATTGGGTCTTCGCAGAACTTGTATCATGCTGATGGAATGTCTCTGTGATTTCCTGAGCAACTCAGATTGTGTTTCTAATGTAATTTCAGAAGATATCAAGGACAGGGCAAAGGCAGTTGCTGAAGAGTGGAAACCCAGATTGGATGCTCTTGACATGGATGCTAGCAATGGGAATTCTCTGGAGGCTCATGCGTTTTTACAACTTGTAGCTAGTTTTGGTATTGCCTCTGGTTTTGATGAGGAGGAATTATCCAGATTGATTCCAATGGTATCTCGACGCCGTCAAACTGCTGATTTATGTCGTTTCCTTGGGTTGTCAGAAAAGATGTCTG GTGTAATTGAGGTTTTGGTGAACAGTGGGCGGCAAATTGATGCTGTTAACTTGGCTTTTGCATTTGATCTTACTGAACAGTTTTCTCCCGTTACTTTACTGAAGTCTTACTTGAAAGATGCAAGAAAAGCTTCTTCTCCTGTCAAAAGTGTTAACTCATCTCCCACTGCACAG attgaggTTAATGAACGGGAGCTGGTTGCTCTTAAGGCTGTAATAAAGTGCATTGAAGAACATAAACTTGACGAGCAGTATCCTCTGGATCCTCTGCAGAAGCGATTAATACAGTTAGAGAAGGCGAAAGCTGACAAGAAGAGAGAAACTGAAGCAACGAAACCTCAACCCAAGAGACCTCGCGCAAATGGTGCTGGATACGGTCCACGCGTCACTAACATCCCCTGTGATAAAACTTCGTATGCTAGAGTTGCTGACAGGTATCCACAGTATGTATACGACCGACCACCGTACATGTACCCTGCACCAACGGATAATCATTGCCCCCCTCTCATGAGCACTGCAACGTATAACATGTCTCCCAGCCTTGGCAACTACTTTGGAAATGGGTATCAGTACCAAGCCACTTATCTCCACTAG
- the LOC106774175 gene encoding FRIGIDA-like protein 3, translating into MEDTDSVATLIDSTTSKIQQLQKAFAELESYRAVTLNLKWKDLEEHFHGLEKSLKRRFDELEDQEKEFENKTRKAREILEQRQAAVYAKEQATLQGLQEKRDAAVFDIMNAREKHRKVSSSELAIVSNRGNGALCVEEKPVDVVSFAAKGKVGEVELSPEIENVELSYPDLVKLCKEMDAAGLHKFISDNRKNLAAVREEIPHALRAAPNAACLVLDSLEGFYCSEVSNQDIKKDANLLGLRRTCIMLMECLCDFLRNSDCVSNVISEDIKDRAKTIAEEWKPRLDTLDMDASNGNSLEAHAFLQLLASFGIASGFNEEELSRLIPMVSRRRQTADLCRYLGLSEKMPGVIEVLVNSGRQIDAVNLAFAFDLTEQFSPIPLLKSYLKDARKTSSPIKGVNSSPTAQIDVNERELIALKAVIKCIEDHKLDEQYPLEPLQKRVIQLEKAKADKKRVTEATKPQPKRPRANSAGYGPRVTNFPSDKTSYARVADRYPPQYVYDRSYMYPGPTDNHCPPLMASATYNISPNPANYFGNGYQYQATYLH; encoded by the exons ATGGAAGACACGGATTCAGTTGCTACGCTGATAGATTCTACAACTTCCAAGATACAACAGCTGCAAAAGGCGTTTGCTGAACTTGAAAGTTACCGTGCTGTTACTCTGAACCTGAAATGGAAAGACCTAGAGGAACATTTTCATGGTCTTGAGAAATCCTTGAAGAGGCGATTTGATGAATTGGAAGACCAGGAAAAAGAGTTTGAGAACAAAACGAGGAAGGCTCGGGAAATACTGGAACAGCGGCAAGCAGCTGTTTATGCCAAGGAGCAAGCCACGTTGCAGGGGCTTCAGGAGAAACGGGATGCTGCTGTATTTGATATTATGAATGCTCGAGAAAAGCACAGGAAGGTTTCGTCAAGTGAATTGGCTATTGTCTCAAATAGGGGTAATGGGGCATTGTGTGTGGAGGAGAAACCAGTAGATGTCGTGTCCTTTGCGGCTAAAGGTAAAGTGGGAGAGGTGGAACTTTCTCCTGAAATTGAAAATGTGGAGTTGTCTTATCCAGACTTGGTAAAACTATGTAAAGAGATGGATGCTGCGGGACTTCACAAATTCATATCTGATAATCGTAAGAACCTTGCTGCTGTAAGGGAGGAAATACCACATGCATTAAGAGCTGCTCCTAACGCTGCCTGTTTAGTTTTAGATTCTCTGGAAGGATTTTACTGTTCAGAAGTGTCAAATCAGGATATAAAGAAGGATGCTAACTTACTGGGTCTTCGACGAACATGTATCATGCTGATGGAATGTCTGTGTGATTTCCTGAGAAACTCAGATTGTGTTTCTAATGTAATTTCGGAAGATATCAAAGACAGGGCAAAGACAATTGCTGAGGAATGGAAACCCAGATTGGATACTCTTGACATGGATGCTAGCAATGGGAATTCCTTGGAAGCTCATGCATTTTTGCAACTTCTAGCAAGTTTTGGTATTGCATCTGGTTTTAATGAGGAGGAGTTATCCAGGCTAATTCCAATGGTATCTCGACGTCGCCAAACTGCTGATTTGTGCCGTTACCTTGGGTTGTCAGAGAAGATGCCTG GTGTCATTGAAGTTTTGGTGAATAGTGGGCGGCAAATTGATGCTGTTAACTTGGCTTTTGCATTTGATCTTACAGAACAATTTTCACCCATTCCTTTACTGAAGTCTTACTTGAAGGATGCTAGGAAAACTTCGTCTCCCATCAAAGGTGTTAACTCATCTCCTACAGCACAG ATTGATGTTAACGAGCGAGAGCTGATTGCACTTAAGGCTGTAATTAAGTGCATTGAAGATCATAAACTGGATGAGCAGTATCCTCTGGAACCTCTCCAGAAACGAGTGATCCAACTGGAGAAGGCGAAGGCTGACAAGAAAAGGGTAACTGAAGCAACAAAGCCTCAACCGAAGAGACCCCGTGCTAACAGTGCTGGATATGGTCCACGTGTCACTAACTTTCCATCTGACAAAACTTCATATGCTAGAGTTGCTGACAGGTATCCTCCTCAATATGTGTATGACCGATCTTACATGTACCCTGGACCAACTGACAATCACTGCCCCCCTCTCATGGCTTCTGCAACTTATAACATCTCTCCTAATCCTGCCAACTACTTTGGGAATGGTTACCAGTACCAAGCCACATATCTCCACTAG
- the LOC106773284 gene encoding probably inactive leucine-rich repeat receptor-like protein kinase At5g48380 has protein sequence MVKGSQIFTLSVTLLFFIICGKTYGTDTDIFCLKSIKDSLEDPHKHLQSWNFSNKTEGFICNFNGVECWHPDENKVLNLKLSRMSLRGPLPHGIGNCTSLTGLDLSGNNLSGSIPENIATLVPFITSLDLSSNQFSGAIPLSLANCTYINTIKLDQNHLSGQIPQQLALLPRLRIFTVSNNSLMGPVPNFTNGHVVVNYSNNEGLCGPSLKPCPNN, from the coding sequence ATGGTTAAGGGTAGCCAAATTTTCACTCTTTCTGTGacccttttgttttttatcattTGTGGAAAGACCTATGGAACAGACACTGACATATTCTGCTTGAAAAGCATCAAAGATTCCTTAGAAGATCCTCACAAGCATCTGCAATCTTGGAACTTCAGCAACAAAACTGAAGGCTTTATCTGCAACTTCAATGGTGTTGAATGTTGGCACCCTGATGAGAACAAGGTCTTGAATCTCAAACTTTCACGCATGAGTCTGAGAGGTCCCTTACCTCATGGCATTGGAAACTGCACAAGCTTAACAGGGTTAGATCTTTCAGGAAACAATCTCAGTGGAAGCATTCCAGAAAATATTGCCACTCTTGTACCATTTATTACATCTCTTGATCTATCTTCAAATCAGTTTTCTGGGGCTATACCTTTGAGTCTTGCAAATTGCACCTACATCAACACCATTAAACTTGATCAGAATCATCTGAGTGGTCAGATTCCTCAGCAATTGGCCCTTCTGCCACGGCTCAGGATTTTTACTGTTTCCAACAATTCATTGATGGGACCAGTTCCAAACTTTACCAATGGTCATGTTGTGGTAAACTATTCAAATAATGAAGGGTTGTGTGGACCTTCGTTGAAGCCTTGCCCCAACAATTGA
- the LOC106773939 gene encoding uncharacterized protein LOC106773939, translating to MGEEDEACGYVVEEGEAEDEEDFGGMEGNVEVQDLVLDGEEEEGIVEEDMTKGFKFRLGMEFKSLKEKQGSKECLCTNFYFSWKGYICISGKGCICISWKEIKKR from the exons ATGGGGGAAGAGGATGAAGCCTGTGGTTATGTTGTTGAAGAAGGTGAAGCAGAGGATGAAGAAGATTTTGGTGGGATGGAGGGAAATGTGGAAGTACAAGACTTGGTACTGGATGGTGAGGAGGAAGAGGGGATTGTTGAGGAAGATATGACGAAGGGGTTCAAATTTAGATTGGGAATGGAGTTTAAGtcattgaaagaaaaacaag GAAGTAAGGAATGCCTCTGCACCAACTTCTACTTCAGCTGGAAGGGCTACATCTGCATCAGCGGGAAGGGCTGCATCTGCATCAGCTGGAAGGAGATCAAGAAGAGATGA